From one Trifolium pratense cultivar HEN17-A07 linkage group LG1, ARS_RC_1.1, whole genome shotgun sequence genomic stretch:
- the LOC123903050 gene encoding protein tas isoform X2, which yields MTFGEQNTEKESHDILNYAFDNGINALDTAEAYPIPMKKETQGKTDLYIASWLKSQSRDKIILATKVCGYSERASYLRDNADILRVDTANIKESVEKSLKRLGTDYIDLLQIHWPDRYVPLFGEYCYDSSKWRPSVPFVEQLQAFQELINEGKVRYIGVSNETSYGVMEFVHAAKVEGLPKIVSIQNSYSLVVRSRFEVDLVEVCHPKNCNIGLLSYSPLGGGSLTGKYIDINSAAAKRGRLNLFPGYMERYNKSIAREATIKYLELAEKHGLTPVQLALGFARDRPFMTSSIIGATSVEQLKEDIDAFTTTERPLPAEVFADIEAIFKRYKDPTIL from the exons ATGACCTTTGGGGAGCAAAATACAGAGAAAGAATCTCATGATATACTTAATTATGCATTTGATAATGGCATTAATGCTCTTGATACTGCTGAGGCT tACCCAATTCCAATGAAAAAAGAAACACAAGGAAAAACTGATCTCTATATTGCTAGCTGGCTGAAATCTCAATCCCGTGACAAG ATTATTTTAGCAACAAAAGTATGCGGTTATTCTGAGAGAGCGAGTTACTTACGCGACAACGCAGACATTTTGCGGGTTGATACTGCAAATATCAAAGAAAGTGTGGAGAAAAGCCTTAAACGTCTTGGGACTGATTATATTGATCTGTTGCAAATTCACTG GCCAGATCGatatgttccattgtttggtgaATATTGCTATGATTCTTCAAAGTGGAGGCCTAGTGTACCGTTTGTTGAACAATTGCAAGCTTTTCAAGAACTTATCAATGAAGGAAAG GTACGTTACATAGGTGTTTCGAATGAGACTTCATACGGAGTGATGGAGTTTGTCCATGCAGCTAAAGTTGAGGGACTTCCGAAGATTGTTAGTATCCAAAACAGCTATAGCTTGGTTGTAAGAAGTCGTTTCGAAG TTGATCTTGTCGAAGTTTGTCATCCAAAGAATTGCAACATTGGCTTGCTATCGTATTCTCCACTTGGTGGTGGATCACTCACTGgaaaatatatagatataaattcTGCAGCTGCGAAAAGGGGAAGATTGAACCTCTTCCCTGGCTACATGGAAAGATATAACAAATCAATTGCAAGG GAAGCAACTATTAAGTATCTTGAGTTGGCCGAGAAACATGGTCTGACTCCTGTTCAGCTCGCGCTTGGATTTGCGAGAGACCGTCCATTCATGACGAGTTCAATTATCGGTGCAACTTCTGTGGAACAACTAAAAGAAGACATTGATGCTTTTACAACAACCGAAAGGCCTTTACCAGCAGAAGTCTTTGCAGATATTGAAGCTATCTTCAAGAGATACAAAGATCCTACCATTCTTTGA
- the LOC123903050 gene encoding protein tas isoform X1 yields the protein MSGRCSFFSPSSSDITSLSHSITPSLSLSLPTRTTLLRRRKTGSFFKPLVCAAAINNPLQYRKLGDSDLNISEITLGTMTFGEQNTEKESHDILNYAFDNGINALDTAEAYPIPMKKETQGKTDLYIASWLKSQSRDKIILATKVCGYSERASYLRDNADILRVDTANIKESVEKSLKRLGTDYIDLLQIHWPDRYVPLFGEYCYDSSKWRPSVPFVEQLQAFQELINEGKVRYIGVSNETSYGVMEFVHAAKVEGLPKIVSIQNSYSLVVRSRFEVDLVEVCHPKNCNIGLLSYSPLGGGSLTGKYIDINSAAAKRGRLNLFPGYMERYNKSIAREATIKYLELAEKHGLTPVQLALGFARDRPFMTSSIIGATSVEQLKEDIDAFTTTERPLPAEVFADIEAIFKRYKDPTIL from the exons ATGTCCGGTCGTTGCTCTTTCTTCTCTCCTTCTTCCTCTGACATTACTTCCCTTTCTCATTCTATCACCCCATCACTCTCACTCTCACTTCCAACAAGAACAACCCTCCTAAGGAGGAGGAAAACTGGGTCTTTTTTCAAGCCTCTTGTTTGTGCTGCTGCCATTAACAATCCATTGCAATATAGAAAGCTTGGTGATTCTGACCTCAATATCAGTGAAATCACTCTCGGTACT ATGACCTTTGGGGAGCAAAATACAGAGAAAGAATCTCATGATATACTTAATTATGCATTTGATAATGGCATTAATGCTCTTGATACTGCTGAGGCT tACCCAATTCCAATGAAAAAAGAAACACAAGGAAAAACTGATCTCTATATTGCTAGCTGGCTGAAATCTCAATCCCGTGACAAG ATTATTTTAGCAACAAAAGTATGCGGTTATTCTGAGAGAGCGAGTTACTTACGCGACAACGCAGACATTTTGCGGGTTGATACTGCAAATATCAAAGAAAGTGTGGAGAAAAGCCTTAAACGTCTTGGGACTGATTATATTGATCTGTTGCAAATTCACTG GCCAGATCGatatgttccattgtttggtgaATATTGCTATGATTCTTCAAAGTGGAGGCCTAGTGTACCGTTTGTTGAACAATTGCAAGCTTTTCAAGAACTTATCAATGAAGGAAAG GTACGTTACATAGGTGTTTCGAATGAGACTTCATACGGAGTGATGGAGTTTGTCCATGCAGCTAAAGTTGAGGGACTTCCGAAGATTGTTAGTATCCAAAACAGCTATAGCTTGGTTGTAAGAAGTCGTTTCGAAG TTGATCTTGTCGAAGTTTGTCATCCAAAGAATTGCAACATTGGCTTGCTATCGTATTCTCCACTTGGTGGTGGATCACTCACTGgaaaatatatagatataaattcTGCAGCTGCGAAAAGGGGAAGATTGAACCTCTTCCCTGGCTACATGGAAAGATATAACAAATCAATTGCAAGG GAAGCAACTATTAAGTATCTTGAGTTGGCCGAGAAACATGGTCTGACTCCTGTTCAGCTCGCGCTTGGATTTGCGAGAGACCGTCCATTCATGACGAGTTCAATTATCGGTGCAACTTCTGTGGAACAACTAAAAGAAGACATTGATGCTTTTACAACAACCGAAAGGCCTTTACCAGCAGAAGTCTTTGCAGATATTGAAGCTATCTTCAAGAGATACAAAGATCCTACCATTCTTTGA
- the LOC123903063 gene encoding protein LIGHT-DEPENDENT SHORT HYPOCOTYLS 4-like, translated as MNSFQEFESLSNNKEMMNTNPTMNITNTSSSSSAMMAISTSSSTSASSSSTTSPPSISTTTSPSRYENQKRRDWNTFGQYLRNHRPPLSLSRCSGANVLEFLRYLDQFGKTKVHTQICPFYGHPNPPAPCPCPLRQAWGSLDALIGRLRAAFEENGGKPEANPFGARAVRLYLREVRDVQAKARGISYEKKKRKRPPQPPPPPPSNATTSDL; from the coding sequence ATGAATTCTTTTCAAGAATTTGAATCCTTATCAAACAACAAAGAAATGATGAACACAAACCCTACCATGAACATAACAaacacatcatcatcatcatcagccATGATGGCCATAtcaacatcatcttcaacatcagcatcttcatcatcaacaacatcacCACCATCAATATCCACAACAACATCACCAAGTAGATATGAGAATCAAAAAAGAAGAGATTGGAACACATTTGGACAATACCTAAGAAACCATAGACCACCACTATCACTCTCACGTTGTAGTGGAGCTAATGTTCTTGAATTCTTGCGATATCTCGATCAATTCGGAAAAACTAAAGTTCATACACAGATTTGTCCCTTTTATGGTCACCCAAATCCACCTGCACCTTGTCCTTGTCCTCTTCGCCAAGCATGGGGAAGCCTTGATGCACTCATAGGGAGACTTAGAGCTGCTTTTGAAGAGAATGGTGGGAAACCGGAAGCTAATCCTTTTGGCGCTCGTGCTGTTCGACTTTACCTTCGTGAAGTTAGGGATGTGCAAGCTAAAGCTAGAGGTATTAGTTATGAGAAAAAGAAGCGAAAGCGTCCTCCTCAgccgccaccaccaccaccatcaaaTGCTACTACAAGTGATTTATGA
- the LOC123903079 gene encoding probable methyltransferase PMT3 — protein sequence MSRGRSDGSQKRLVASVFAVALFLGFLYVFQGSIFGSQNSGSSTAVYGKSLKRLGASYLGADDDADSKPQEESSSLTQTDAVESDIVPKSFPVCDDRHSELIPCLDRHLIYQMRLKLDLGLMEHYERHCPPAERRFNCLIPPPPGYKVPIKWPQSREEVWKVNIPHTHLAHEKSDQNWMVVKGEKIFFPGGGTHFHHGADKYIAAIANMLNFTDNNLNNEGRLRTVLDVGCGVASFGGYLLASDIIAMSLAPNDVHQNQIQFALERGIPAYLGVLGTKRLPYPSRSFELAHCSRCRIDWIQRDGILLLELDRVLRPGGYFAYSSPEAYAQDEEDLRIWREMSALVGRMCWRIASKRDQTVIWQKPLTNDCYMEREPGTRPPLCQSDDDPDAVWGVNMETCITPYSDHDNRAQGSELAPWPSRLTSPPPRLADLGYSSEIFEKDTELWQRRVENYWNLMGSKISSNTVRNVMDMKANMGSFAAALKEKDVWVMNVVPHDGPSTLRIVFDRGLIGTTHDWCEAFSTYPRTYDLLHAWNVFSDVHAKECSQEDLLLEMDRMVRPTGFIIIRDKQPVLDFVKKYLTALHWEEVATADSSSDSDQDGNEIVFIIQKKLWLTTESLRNAAE from the exons ATGTCGAGGGGCAGATCTGATGGATCGCAGAAGCGTTTAGTTGCTTCCGTTTTTGCCGTGGCACTCTTTCTTGGTTTTTTATATGTGTTCCAAGGGTCCATCTTTGGTTCTCAAAATAGTGGTTCATCTACAGCTGTATATGGAAAATCATTGAAAAGACTCGGTGCATCGTATTTGGGTGCAGATGATGATGCAGATAGTAAGCCACAAGAAGAATCTTCAAGTTTAACGCAGACAGATGCGGTGGAGAGTGATATTGTACCGAAGAGCTTCCCT GTTTGTGATGATCGTCATTCAGAGTTGATTCCGTGCTTAGACAGACATCTTATCTATCAAATGAGACTGAAGCTTGATCTTGGTTTGATGGAACATTATGAGAGACATTGCCCTCCTGCAGAAAGACGGTTCAATTGCTTGATTCCTCCTCCTCCAGGATACAAG GTCCCTATTAAGTGGCCACAAAGCAGGGAGGAGGTTTGGAAAGTAAATATACCACATACTCACCTTGCACACGAGAAGTCCGACCAGAATTGGATGGTTGTGAAAGGTGAAAAGATATTTTTCCCTGGAGGAGGGACTCATTTTCACCATGGAGCTGATAAGTACATTGCAGCAATCGCAAAT ATGCTCAACTTTACGGACAATAATCTTAACAACGAAGGAAGACTGCGAACTGTTCTTGATGTTGGCTGTGGTGTTGCAAGTTTTGGGGGTTATCTTCTGGCATCTGATATCATTGCAATGTCCTTGGCACCCAATGATGtgcatcaaaatcaaattcaatttgCTTTAGAAAGAGGAATTCCTGCATATCTTGGTGTCTTGGGAACCAAGAGACTCCCTTATCCAAGTAGATCTTTTGAGCTTGCGCATTGTTCTCGTTGCCGTATTGATTGGATTCAGAGAGATGGAATACTACTCCTTGAGCTAGACCGTGTTCTTAGGCCGGGAGGTTATTTTGCGTACTCATCTCCAGAAGCATATGCTCAGGATGAAGAGGATTTGAGGATATGGAGAGAAATGAGTGCCCTTGTCGGACGCATGTGTTGGAGGATTGCTTCAAAGAGAGACCAAACTGTTATCTGGCAGAAACCTCTCACAAATGATTGCTATATGGAAAGAGAACCTGGTACTCGTCCTCCTCTTTGCCAGTCTGATGATGACCCTGATGCAGTTTGGGGAGTCAATATGGAAACTTGCATAACGCCTTACTCTGACC ATGACAACAGAGCACAAGGTAGTGAATTAGCTCCATGGCCTTCAAGATTGACCAGTCCTCCTCCTAGATTAGCCGACCTTGGCTATTCAAGTGAAATCTTCGAAAAGGACACG GAACTATGGCAAAGAAGAGTTGAGAATTACTGGAATCTCATGGGTTCAAAAATCTCATCAAACACTGTGAGGAATGTGATGGATATGAAAGCAAACATGGGTTCATTTGCAGCTGCTCTTAAAGAGAAAGATGTTTGGGTGATGAATGTTGTACCTCATGATGGACCAAGCACACTTAGAATCGTATTTGATAGAGGACTCATAGGGACTACTCATGACTG GTGTGAAGCATTTTCAACATACCCCCGGACTTATGATTTACTCCATGCCTGGAATGTCTTCTCTGACGTACATGCGAAAGAGTGCAGCCAAGAAGATCTATTACTCGAGATGGACCGTATGGTTAGGCCTACCGGTTTCATAATCATCAGGGATAAACAACCTGTGCTTGATTTTGTTAAAAAGTACCTAACAGCATTACATTGGGAAGAAGTTGCAACTGCCGATTCCAGTTCTGACTCCGACCAAGATGGCAACGAAATTGTTTTTATCATCCAAAAGAAATTGTGGCTCACAACTGAAAGCTTAAGAAATGCAGCAGAATAG